The genomic DNA ttcagctcccagaatccccagattgttgaccaacatggctaaggcttctgggagctgaagtccaaaatctctcaaagggcacagtttggggactaccaTTCTAAATGGAGGACCtgttgggattcctcctggacagaaagctgaaatggaggacacatcctgggaaaggagggcctcTGATCACCCTGCTTCTGGgtgtcctcttccttctctcctctttctctttctaatccCTCTATGCCAGGCAGATCAGAAGTGGTCTCTGAGCCTCCCCAAGATGAGCCACCTCCAGATGTAGGACCTTCAAGGAAAATGGAAGACAGTCCTGAATTAAAAGCTAaagacactcatagaaatataaatccatgctgcttagtcctgctcaaaaaggAGAGCAGGGCGGGGGGGAGGAGGCTGGTTGGTAGCCCTAGCTTGGGGAATCCAAGAGTGGATAGGGTTGGGGATGGACATTGATTTCTTCACTCGCCATCTTTGATGGGGGACATGGAGGCATATATATGGTTGGTGGAAGGCGGTGGTCTTCCAGGGAAGGTGGAGGGGATCTTTGACAGATAACAAAAACCCATTTTTTTCACATTAAAATCCCTGCTGTTCTTGCAACTGCATTGTGCATGGTTCTCTTGCAAATCCCATTTTGAGACAAGGTGGGGTACGGATCcagtaaataaaaatacagaatcaTTTGTATGCAGAGAGATGGGATTTGTATTTGAAAATGACTGTGgaatggaagcccactgggtgaccttgggcaagtcacactctctcagcctcgggacgGCCATGTCAACCCTCTCTGAgtgaacttgccaagaaaaccccaggataggttcgccttagggtcaccatgagtcagaaggcacacaacaggaaactggagccatgtgtccaaaggagggcgactaaaatagtgaagggtcttgaaaccatgccttatgaggaacaacttagggagctggggatgtttagcctggagaagagaaggttaagaggtgatatgatcgccctgtttaaatatttgaagggatgtcatattgaggagggagcaagcttgttttctgctgctccagagaacaggacccggaacaatgaatgcaagctacaggaaaagagattccagctgaacattaggaggaacctctgacagtcagggctgtttgacagtggaacaaactgtagtggaggctccttccttggaggtctttaagcaaaggctgaatggccatctgtcaggggagctttgattgtgagttactgcatggcagaatggggttggactggatgccctttgtggtctgttccaactctatgattctatgaaagaagtAACTGACACAGATGTGTGCTGATAGGATTGCTGATAGCAGTGCGTAGGGTTGTTCAGGTTCTGCAGCAGGTAAAAgtgtgaaaaagagagaaagctgtgCCTCTGGCCAGGAGCTGATATGCAGTTCCTGTAAAATGACAGGGAAAATACAAGAAAGGCAATTTAACTGCTTGATTTTGGGGGTGGAAAAGGGCAGTGTCCTGAAGGAGGAACCCGGGAAGTGCAGCCTCATGATCCTGTTGCCTTGTTCTTCTTTAAAGTGGTGACCAAAGACATATATTGCATCTATTGAGTTGTGGTCCTTAAAACCCCTTcttaagaagaaataaaaattttgtgttctctctctctgtgtgtgtgtgtgagagacaggaAAAAGACTGTTGTGTCTAGTGTAGAGGAGGGATACACTGGGGAGTTGACAATTACAGCCTAATCAATGAGGGCCATGGGGACATTGAATGTGGACTAAATAGCTCACTGAGGGATGTCTCTAGCACACACATACCGCCCATTGCTGGAGCATCGAGAGTGACAGGTGGATGGTTCAATGATGATAGGGCTGCACTGTGTCTTTGTAACATACAGAAATGTTTGCTCCATAGCTGCCATTTCTCCACAGTATGCATCATACATGCAGCTAAATCAATAGAATTATATATCAGGGACAATGGGAAATAAAGACAGGTAACAGCATTTGGGGTTTGGATGGCATTGTTAATGCTAGCTACTctaccctggtggcgcagtgggtaaatgcctgtactgcagccattcactcaaaaccacaaggttgcgagttcaagaccagcaaaagggcccaagctcgactcaggcttgcatccttccgaggtcgctaaaatgagtactcagactgttgggggcaaattagcttacttgctaattagcttacttgctgttcaccgctatgatctttggaatagcggtatataaataaaacaaattattattaattattactatAAAATGCAAGAGTCCCCTAAGGCCCTCAGATAGGTTTAAATAAATTGGGCAAAAAGCATTGTGTATCCTTGGGccaatataattattttaaaaatttccaaataaCGTTTTGTCTGATTTCAATCCAGGGCAGGGAAACAGTAGTAAAAGCAAACAGTCACCTTCTGGGTTCTGCTTATAGAGTTCATTTAGGCTAAATTCTCTGCACATTTGCATGGGAATAAATACCATTGAACACAGTGGGAATTGTGTCTGGATAAGCATATGTATGGGAGTGTGTTGATAAGATCTTCCGTTATGTATCATCATAATACATTGCACACATGTTTCATTTTCTGAATGTAAGTTGCAATACGCTGTCCAAGGGGGCAGCTGTGTCCTTTTGCCTTTGTGGGGGTTAGGGAGAGGTAAAAGAGTATGGTCCAGTCTACAttgcagaaaccatccagtttgacaccgctttaactgctcttgcTCGATGCtaggggattttgggatttgtagctttgggagacatttagccttttctgtcagagtgctctggtgccacaatgaactacagtccccaggattccctaacactgagccagggcaattaaagcagtctcaaacaggagtatttctggagtgtggattGGTCCTAAGTCTAGCTGCTACTGCTATTTTGTGATAGAATACTATAACAAATATCCAGTGCTATTTTtaactagagcagtgatggtgaaccttttaggggccgagATCCCAAcctgtaacccaaaacccacttatttattacaaaatgcCATGTCcatctggctttctagtaacaaactctggcaaattctgtgctgaggcaatggcacatgtgcccacagagagggctctgagtgtcacctctggcatgtgtgccataggttcgccatcactgaactaGAGCATCTTAGCATAATAAGATGGTGGATAGAGTGTCATCATGCAATTTGCTCTCTTGTGATCTGATCAAGCCACCTTTTTCATTAAGTGCTTGTTTATATTTTGATAAGGTGGATGTTCTGGTTTTACAGGCAGTGGTAACTTAAATGGTAGATGAGGCTTAGGCTGTTTTGCACATTGACATGCTCACAATAGAAACACTTCCTACTCCTAATTACTGTAGCTGGTAGTTGTCCATTTTATGTTGCCATTCTGTTTAGTAGGGTGTGCTGAGATGAGTGGAGGAAGAGCCACAGAAATGGAGAACCATTTAATATAAAAAGGCTCAATAATATAACAAGTGAACCATGTGCAGATCATACCGCTGACATGTATGATTGAAAACAGTGGGTGCAAGCTGTGCTGGAGCTCATTTTAAATAAAGTCCTTGAAACATTATTCCCatttggatttgcagtttaaactGCCTGTTGTCTGTTTCTTGTAAATCGCATTTGAGGAGACAGTAATATCCATGGGTTGTACTTGAAATTAGTCAGATACTATCATTTGTCTGTTGGCCACTAAGTGTCATAGTTGAGTAAGGATCTGAATTCAGGCCATGATTGGTAGTCCAGAACTATCCATCACATCAGCCTCCACCAGCCTTGCTTTGCTCTAAGAAGTTACATACTTTCAGTTTACTTTGCTTCAGTCTGAATGGAAACCATTGATACACTGAAGGTTTAATAGCAACAAAGTGTTTACATAATTGGTTTGTGACTCTAAGAATGTACAAAATAACAGCAAAGATGTATTTCTAAAAATTGCAAACttgctgtaaaaataaaaatcatttgtaACGAGGACAAAAATAGCTGGTCCTCACACACTGTCTTGAAAAGAACTGATTTGGCTTGTATTCTTTTAGTGAAGCAGAATTATGTGCAGTGTTTAAAATCAAATGTTATTGAAAGATGCATAGTGATTCAGTGGAAGTTTTATTCCCCCTTTTAGATGCCTGGACAAGCCGTTGGGTAGAATCCAAGCACAAATCGGACTATGGGAAATTTATACTTACGTCTGGCAAATTCTATGGAGATGCAGAAAAAGACAAAGGTAAGAGAACGTGCTGCAGGGTGTGTCCTTTTAACTCAGTGACAGGTGAAACTGTAaaactgaaaatgctgactgtAATGCTATATCAGTCTGACAAAACATCACTTGAATTCTGTACATTGAAACAGCCTTACAGCATATGGTGTCTTTATTTCTTAATATTGGCTGGCTAAGAACATTGTATTGCCATTAGCAGGCTTTGCTTCATTACTTTTGTTGGGGAAAATCCTTTGCCAAGTATTTCAAAATGGCTCTCTAGTGCACTTTGGCTTCTAATGTGATAAAGTGAGGAACTTGGGATCTTCCATATGttaatgaattattttatttcttccatcCTGCTTCACCATTTCCCAGGCTGTTTGGGATTAATGAAGAGTTTGGTGAAGGCATTAATTACATGTTTCATTTTCTCAGGACTTCAGACGAGCCAGGATGCTCGCTTCTATGCTATCTCTGCTCATTTTGAGCCTTTCAGCAACAAGGACAAGACCCTTGTGGTGCAGTTTACAGTGAAACATGAACAAAACATTGACTGTGGCGGTGGCTATGTGAAACTCTTCCCTTCAAGTCTGAACCAAGAAGATATGCATGGGGATTCTGAATACAACATCATGTTTGGTCAGTGTTTCTTGGGAAAAGAGATTTCTGTGATAACTTGACATTTATGTGGGGGATGTTTAATGGAAAACAGTGTCCAATGAACTTTGTCTATAGTACATTGAAGATTGCAGCTTGTAGGTCTTGTAGGTATAAGTAGGCATGTAGGCAAGTAGGTGTGTATGACTACTATGAAGGGTGATATTGGGcttgccatgatgccatgctaaTATTGAACACCACTGTACATTAGTTAATTGTGCTGAGCCTTGGCATCGTACCTAATTTGAGGGATATAGTCTTCTCCTTGCTAACGCATAATATATTAGTGAATCTCTTGCCTTTGGGTGGGAACATTGCCTAAGGATGCCTTTCCTTGGGAGTCAGTTATTGGGTTGGTGAGGTGGGTCAGTGATAGATGTAGTCAGATCTGATGATGGATGGGGTCAGCCTTTATCTGCTACGTGCTCATTTTCTTTCTTACCCACTCATGTGCTCCTTGCATTTGTCGATACTTGCATATTGTGCTACATCCATCCTTTCATGCTCAATCCATTTCCTGCCTCCCATAAATCTCAGCCCCATGTGCCACCAAtgagattcccccctccccccagcagaATTACTGTGCAGGTTGGAAGAGAGGAAGCAGTTGACGTATGCCTTGCCATCTACAGCTGCAGTTCTGAAGCCTGGTGTTAAATATACCAGTTAGGTTGAAATGAAAAATTACCTAGTCTCCATGAACAGGCTCATTTTGAAGCCTGATTGCTTCATGCAGGCAGGGGTTGCCTTGAGAGGAAATAATTTTGTTGGTTCCTTCCACAGTGGACAAAATGGGCTTTCCTGAAAGGTATTTCTTTTTTCTAATAGGTCCAGATATTTGTGGCCCTGGTACCAAGAAAGTTCATGTTATTTTCAACTACAAAGGCAAAAATGTATTGATCAATAAAGACATCCGTTGTAAAGTGAGTATCTAGTGATGTAAGATGGGTGGTATTCATTACAGCACTTAGAAGCTGTATTAACATTCtagagtatgtccagaggagaatgAAAAAGACACTGGAGATAAATCCAGCAGGGAAAGTTTCTAACAACTGagcatgtttagcctgaagaagaagctaTTAGGAGGCAGTTTGGTAGTCCTCTTCAAATAAGAAGGGTTACCACATATGTGAAGAAAGTTCTGGTAAACATGTCTCTAGGGAACAAAGCATGCATGTTCAAAACTGATCTGGTTGGAGAAAAAGAATGTGTTTTCCTCAATATAGTTTCTCTTGACAGGATGATGAGTTCACCCATCTCTATACCCTCATTGTTCGACCTGATAACACTTATGAGGTGAAGATTGACAATAACAAAGTTGAGTCTGGTAGCTTGGAGGATGACTGGGATTTCCTGCCTCCTAAGAAAATTAAGGATCCAGAGGCAAAAAAACCCGATGACTGGGATGAAAGAGCTAAGATAGATGATCCTGAAGACTCAAAACCAGAGGTAAGGGAATGCTAATTCTGTTCTAGCAACATCTGTATATGACATTTGAGACCAATAGGAGCAAAATGATAGGTCTGTGTCCCAAGCAGCGTACATGCCAAGCTTATACAATTGAGGAAACAACTAAGTTGAAGGAAGAGATGATAGTGTTCAGGGTCATTGTAAGATGAGATGGTAACACTGAGAAGGCAATTAATGGCTGTGTTGGAGACTAATTTGAAGTAGTATTGATTTAGGTTTGATGAAATTCTGCCTAAGAGTCTTGGATTTTCTTAATTCTTTTTACAGGACTGGGATAAACCAGAGCATATTCCTGATCCTGATGCCAAAAAGCCTGAGGACTGGGATGAAGAGATGGATGGAGAATGGGAGCCACCAGTAATCCAGAATCCGGAATACAAGGTAAGAGTGATGAGGGTTTCAATTTTTGGTTCGTTGATTTTAAAAACCTCACCAATTCAAGGTATAAAAGGATCTTCTTAAAGGTATTATCCTTTCTTGTGAAGCAGAATGCTTGCTACCAAGGTAGGTTTGACTttcaaataaatagaaaaaattaTGAAATTTTGTTTTGGGAAAAATATATTTAGACATAGAGTGAATTTCTTTAATTGGTTGGTGGTCCTAATGATGCCTCAGTTTAGGCTTTTTTGCTGTTGTGGATGTTGCTCTCTGTTACAAACATACCACTATTTCAAAAGCTTTATAGTTGTAGATTGTATTTGTAAAATTGGGTTTCACCCTCTTGCTGGAATATGGTCTTGTTCCTTGGATGTGGTCTAGGTGCAAAGCTGAAATTGGTTTCTGAATGTAATGACTAAAGTAAGCATATGGAAATGTTGGCActtctctcctcccccttctGATTGCTGAAGTGAGATGTGGAATGATGGGTATAGTTGACTAGCTGTAGCCAAGAAAGATAAATTCACACTGGAGCATGCACAGGGCAAATAAATGTAAACCTAAACAGTTGCTTCTGATTATTAAAAAAGGAGAACAGGGAATAGAGATTCTCTATGTGCTTTCCACTTGATGGCTTGGTTTCACATTTCAGATGTGGTCCTGGGTTCAGCTCTGAACCTGGATGCTCAGGTTTGGCAGTGACTTAATGTTTGCACAAGTGAGAACAGTTCACCATCTGGGCCCATTCTTGGAAATATCAGCTCTACATGGGCTGTGTCTGAAGTGTCCAGAAATTTCAGCTCGATTTTGTGGGGGCAGCTGTATGGTGGCAGTGTTTGTTCTGGGAGTAAAAAGGAGGCTTCCACTCCACCTTAACAGTGGCCTACAGAGGGACGATCAGGTATTGTACAAGGCTTCATTGTTAGCTTGGCTTTGCTGCCTGCTGGCTTATGGGCACAATAGTAAAAGTCATGTGTATGGCCTATATACTGCAAGCTTGTCTGTGTGATGAGCTCTTTGGAGGAAGATCATCTCTTGGTCCATTAGAAGCATAGAAGCAATAATAATATTGGGGGCAGCAAAAGTTAATATATGTAATTCTACAGATACGTAAGAAGAAGGGGTGAAATGCAGAAACGGGATGCTTTTCAAATAAAAGAATGTACAAATTCGTGAAGGGTTTAGAATGGAGCAATGTCT from Sceloporus undulatus isolate JIND9_A2432 ecotype Alabama chromosome 2, SceUnd_v1.1, whole genome shotgun sequence includes the following:
- the CALR gene encoding calreticulin — encoded protein: MGPFLAFCSMLALVSAGPAQYFREEFGDGDAWTSRWVESKHKSDYGKFILTSGKFYGDAEKDKGLQTSQDARFYAISAHFEPFSNKDKTLVVQFTVKHEQNIDCGGGYVKLFPSSLNQEDMHGDSEYNIMFGPDICGPGTKKVHVIFNYKGKNVLINKDIRCKDDEFTHLYTLIVRPDNTYEVKIDNNKVESGSLEDDWDFLPPKKIKDPEAKKPDDWDERAKIDDPEDSKPEDWDKPEHIPDPDAKKPEDWDEEMDGEWEPPVIQNPEYKGEWKPRQIDNPNYKGKWIHPEIDNPEYTPDLNLYSYENFGIIGLDLWQVKSGTIFDNFLITDDEKFAEEFGNETWGATKDAEKKMKEQQDEEQRKKQEEEDKKKKEEEGEDDAEGEDNEEEDDEDEEEEKEEEEDTEGPLKDEL